The genomic window CTTTTtcatatacaaatattGATAAGACTTCGAAGTATTATAAAATGCAATATGAACTATTGGTATGttaaaatgtaaatatgaattatattttaatataacatatacataataaacCCCCCCCCCCTTCtgaaataatttaatattttattctcATTTTGTagtattaaatattttattaataaataataatatatactcTCAATATCATTAggtttttttataaaatatttttaaaaaaatattcataattcTTTAAAAGGATTAACATcattcattatatataagttgaagttttgtttttccttttataattatttcatatatatataataattatggCTTAGATATTCAATATTAGGGgggaaatatatatataaatttattaaaaataatatatatatatatatatatatatatttatttatttatttatttattttattttgtatgattatatgtatttctTCGTAgattaataattataatgaagGTGAACATAAAGATAAAACAAATCGACTGTCTTTTATGAAATTTATTCGATTTTTGTATTGCTGTTTCTCTGTAATGCTTTTAATTGGTattctatatttttgtttaatcataatagaatatatatatatatatatatatatatatatatatatttatttataaatatttattataaataaatataaataaatgtgttaatatatatatgagaAATATCCTGACCtgttcataattttttttttttttttttttttttttttataggTTTTTCTTGTATCACTAATGGGAACAGAGGAATTGgatttttacttttttcattttttccaagttttttttatttatatatgttagaaaaaataagaatgaGATTTTTAACttattttacattttttgtaaacttttataatataagagaattttttttttctttttttaacattttgATAACAGgtttaagaaaaaaatcCAAAGGGAAATAAGCTTTGTTCATGTAATAGAAATGGTATTATATGGATCAATCATATCAGTTATTTTTGCCAGTGTTTTAGAATATgttttatcattttattttttttatttttccaCTATGTGTTTTACAAATGAAGTAAAAAGGTCCCTTTATTTTGTGTATTCGATAATCgtatttttttgtaaaataaaaagcGCATAGtaaaatgtacatatatatatgtataatatatatatatatatatactatatttattaatatatgttaacCTTTTCTTTAAgactttttttttataatagCTTATGTAGAAGAGTTTTCGAAGATTATACCAATGctatttgtatatataaatatatcacattataaaaatgaatataaagaattacCCTTAGTTAACGAAAGCCATATTTTAGAAGACCCTAATTATGAAGAAGGAGAGAACGTACAGGAATATAAAAGGACAAACCTTCAATACATTATAGTGAATGACGAATtggaatatatttttttctccttATGTTGTTCAGCTGGGTTATCATtacattttgtatataaaaatgaattttttttttttttttatgaactgtttataattatataatttatagtatatatgccaaatatatatattttgtataattcatatttatatagtattttattttattttttttttatatatggaATATTCTTTGGGGGAGTAGTTTTTCAAGTACTGagaatttattttattcaaCGCAAACTACCAAGGACAACTTTTTTTgtatcataatattaaggtaagaaaaaaataaataatattttttataataaaaaaaaatttattagatcatttattttttcttttttttgttcagAAATTTAATATGTGTGCTATTTCATATGTGTTGCACGGGTATATCATcctataatatatataattatgttaaccacaaatacaaaaatggtaaaaaaaaaaaaaataattgtataattaatatatcgatttttatattcttctaTTTGTGCGAAAAATATTCTATATGACATTGGGAGTGCATATTGTATTAAATGGTACGTTAAGTGTacaaataaagatatatatatatatatatatatatatatatatatatgtatgtatttttttttttttttttttttttcatttttgaAATAATCAGGTTGTTTTTTGAGATGTGTATACATATTGGGATCTCTATTTTCATCTTCTTTATTTCACGCTGTTTATGACTATACGATATATTTTAGTTCGATGAACATTCCTTCTtatcaaataatttttttaaaaatattgtttaCTTATAGTTTTATTTCAATTTTGTTgatgtttttttttagtgTAATTAGGAACatgatataaattaaaattttttttttttttttctattatttGTGTTGAAAATATTACTGCGTGTATGTACAGTATATTTTGTGATATTTAAGAACaatgttaataatatatatatatatatatatataatatttttatgttgttcaatatttgtatacatggataatgattatttattacatatgATTAGAGTTATTActttgttattatatatataaatgaagaattggtgtattacaaaaaaaaaatatatatatatatatataataaaacaaattaatacaacaaatatatgaatctaaaaaaatataaataaataaataaataaatatatatatatatatattaatgtaGGTAAAATGTAAGATATAATagataaaatatgttaacatacatataatatatatatatatatatatttgtgttacatttttatcatgTCATTCGTCGGTGTTTAGATCTGTTATTATGATGACGATTTTCCAATTTCCTGATGATTCGAATTGACCTAATTTTAATCCAAAccaatatttattataaggtaccattattttaaatataccgacatcttctttattatttctacattcatttaatatgtttaaaGCCTTCATAAAAGTTTTTGTAAAGATaacttttttaataatttgtgtattatattgtatattttttgcTTTTGTTGTATATTGtaaatttttgttttgttgTACATTATGAGCATTggtttgtttttttttatcaacaatatttttaagaacaaaattatttttaagtGTTGTAATATTTTGAGATGTTAAAGAATTCATTAGGAAGATAATATCACAATTTTTGTTTGAAACATGAAAAGTGATTTCAATTTTAtctgaaaaaaattttgaataagtatttaatattttacagcattttttcaatttaCAGTTGacacataaaaaatgtttattcattttaataattgGAAAGTTTGTTAAGGTTGGGTTTATAATTTCTATACCacattcatattttttaaaggCATCTGTAACATTACAATAAtttttgaataataaaatacatataccatttttttcaaataaatcaatagtaatttttgtattcttattagttatatttttaaagatatcatatatttgaaatatatatactaatataatgatctcattatttgaattactttttaaaatgaagttttcataaaataaatcattcatagtaatttttataaatatctCTACATGTTTCTTTTCATTTCCAAAAATGTACAAATATTTCTCTGAAAatttaaaacataaaaacGAATTTTCAATGGCAAAAGAAGTAAATTCCTTAAGACCtttaagtatatataaaaaatctTCTATACTATCTTGTTTGAACTCGGCATGTAGCTTCATTATTCGAAcaaaggaaaaaatatattgaaaggaaataaataaataaatataatatatatatatatatatatatatatgctgATTTGTTAATGTTTTTTCtctattttataaaatgtgtaatattattatatatatatatatatatatatatatatatatatatatatatatatgtgcatttttattttttttaatattgaATTACACCCACAAtttgatattattaagCCATTTtaaagttatatatatttcatattattatcatatatcTTAAATTATACCATATAAGcatttatttaaaagataatagGTACTTTTAATATGCTTGagaatatacatatatatatatatatatatgaaaaaaaaaaaaaaaaaaaaaattatcattattatatcatattatatataaagcATAAAAATAAGGTGTTGCTTGAATAATGCgaattttaaaaagtttataggtataataaaaaataataaataaataaataaatatatatatatatatatatatattcggtaaaagaatttatttttttttgaatatataattaattttaaaaataaatgaataaataaataatataagttatgttttttgttgtttttttaaatattcttcTTCCAAGTTGTTCATTTGTCCCTTCCAAAATTCACGTTCCTAtaaagttatatatatatatatatatatatatatatatgttaatttatttataatgttCTTATgtgttcatatattatgGGAAGGAATCCTTTCCACAATACATGAGGAAAGTGTTTCTTATATAAACACGTGTAATATACAACGTACCTGTTTTAACTTTTCAATTTTCTTCCTCAAATTTAATAGGATGGCAACATCAGTTCTTAATACCCTTTAATTGgaaaaaatcaaaaaaaaaaaaaaaatataaatatatatatatatatatataacgAAATACGTTAcgtataataattaattatataataatcgAAGAAAAACTActattttaaaaaaatcatatattttttaatatattatataccCATATAAGAAACAAATGTTTTCCGTGTATATAGTTGGtttttcaatattattttctttcaaatatatatctagtttatcaaaatatgatatatcGATTTTAAGcttttgaaaataatatcttgcactgtatatatttttgtctTCTTTGTCTTCCTCTGGTAGTTTGGTAATCtattaaaagaagaaaataaaaaggatggaaattataaaattttaatataaatgaaaatgtgcatatgtaatatataaataaatataaataaataaatatatatatatatatatatatatttttttttttttttacagGAACTATTTCTTCTGTTGTTAATTCAAACTTTTTCTTTAGCTTCTTCATATCTGCCGCTTTTTTCAATTCTAGCTTAATTTTACTTTCAaactttttaatattttctaatGTTGTTTCTTCTAACATTACATCTTTTTTGGAGACAGTATATgttttatgaataatattttttctctCTAAATCAGCTTgcatattatatgtaaatttGATCAAGGGATGTTTAGCTTTAGcttcttttaatttaagaatatcattgttattttttattttttttgcttCTTCTAATTTAATTTGTTGATCAAATTTATCTTCCATAACTTTTTTAGTGACAGTATAAAAACgttcttttatttcttctatagttcttttatattttatatcatatacATCATTTACTATTATAAAATGAcaatcatatttttcacataaattaaataaataatctGTTTCTTCTTTAGTCCAACTTGCGTTTAATGGTTGTATTTCTctataatataaatcatCGTTATactttataatatttatttttttattgaaCTTTTCAAATGTATAATCATCTTCTATTTTGTCTTCATTAAACTCTTTCTTATCATTCTTGTAGCCTATTTTGGACcattttgttaatattaaatcatCGTTTCTACACTTACTTCTAAATTTTACGAGTCTCCACACGCTCACATTTTTGTTATTCAGCTGCTCCAggataaataaaaaaaattaaaataaaaagaagcataaaatttataatatatatatttatatatatatatatatatatatatatatgtatatatcatatgaattatatataaaaatatatgcttatacatttattaatttattttttccctattttttattcatacACTTATTATCTTCGATGTAGTAGGTAACGAAAATAAATTGTCATTATCTTTCAAGAAGTTCAATTGTTTCTtacttattttttctttctgTTTCTTCTtagtttttattttttcaacaTTGATACCGAGCATATCATAAATGTGACTCATTTTGGCTGATCAgatttaacaaaaaaaaaaaaaaaaaaaaaaaaaaaatacccaaaaaaatataaacaaacaaatgaatattataatatacgTATGTATTCTTCCATATATGTGTGTGGACCAACTACAAACGctaattattaaatatacatggtggaaaaaaaaaaaaaaaaaaaagggaaaatagaaatatataaacaaatatatatatgaaattatctatataaagaatatagttaaaatatatatatatatatatgtttttatttatttatgtatgtataaaaatactATGGTAccattttatataatccattaatatatattattattttgaattatagtagaaaaaaaaaaaaattattaatttgtacataaataaccaaaaaaaataaataaataaataaacatatatgtatatatttccatATGTTACATGTAGTTCAACAATTCAAATTTTTCatgttttataaaaatataaaatagcTAATGAgcacaaatatatatatatatatatatatataataatgatgatatataaaagaataaaaagtataatattaagaaaatagtacaaaaatacaaaatacaaaataaaaaatagaaaaacACGATTCGTATTAATTTATTGTTAGTGTTAACCTTTTagggaaaaaataaatgaaagAAGAAAGTTAGGTATAATAAATATCTCTAgaaatatgataaatataatgtataaatatatatatatatatttttttttttttcattaagaatataaaataaaacaagaaatatgaataaaaagTTGTTATGTTGCATTTTGAattatttccttttatatataatagtagaatataaatgaataagATGCTTATgtaagaagaaaataataaaaaggcaaaaaaaaaaattatctctttgatttttaatatgaaattatatataatatatttacataatatagaattaaaaaatgtagGCCAAAATAAATACACGTGCATTATATCATCTACTttgaaaattataacatataattaataaatatgtataaaatattttatgtatataatatatatatatatattattatatatattgatttattaattaaagaaaaaaattaaaatataatataatataaatataattaatatatcaaatgCAAAAATGATTAATccttaaaaataaaaaaaatgttttttattcgtttataatgtaaaatatatatatatatatatatatatttattaaatgtatGATTATGGGGCATTcaatatgataatatgcataaacgaaataaaataatataaacacttgaaaattaaaattttcagtaataaagaaaaatgagGAAATTCATATGTTTACATTAAGATAGcacatattatatatatatatatatatatatatatatgtataatatatttttttcctttcctttttatgttattttattctcTTTAATATAACAACTCTTATAACTGCTTCGTACATGATGAGAAGATGTTCTTCTTGTTGATAATCATCTTTTTGATGATTGTCACACAAAAATATGTAACTACttgtattataaaaaagaaatattcttttttaaaatcgGGAACAAATAATAAGCAATGTTATAGGATACGTGATTTCTTAACGGAAACTAAAAAGGTGCGATGTCCATTAttagataaaaaatatgaagataaagatttattttataaaaatgacaAAAATAACGTATTAAATAGATATAAGGTggatgatataaaaaacatatatttttataatttattgaATTTTAATCTGGTAGACGttcttaatatatgtaaaatattattgCATATGAAAAGTATTACtctatataaatataataataatatgtcCGTAAACATTCAACAATCCATTAAagagaaagaaaaaaagaaaatagaaataaaaaaaagaaaaaatgttatatggcaaaataattcaaattatttaattaatagtttagttatattttttaaaaaatatttgaaaagATATAAAGAGGAAAAGGACTTGTTCTTTAAGTTGGCTAGCTACcaaatggaaaaaaaaaaaaaaaaaaaaaaaaaaaaaaaaaaaaaaacgcAAATTAATAGTGTTAATTATGTGTTGGCTAGCCAACATTTGAACGatgaaaatatagataacAAATCTGTagaaagaaaaaggaaaagaaattatttcaagaaatatattataagaGGTATTTTGGAAAATACGAATATTTGTGTAAAGAAAAGAAgttatgtaaataatataaaagataaattctttttatttgaatttCGTGTGGATAACATACAGTTTTCCTTAGAGTGtctttataaaaaagtaagaggtatatattttttgtatagaaatattatgtatataaaaataaatgaagatTATAAAATCCCCATTGCtgttttaaatattatatcaaaTATTAATGTATACTATAAGGtgatgaaaaattatattcttgttaattccttttttataaaatattatttcaagtattatttaaataaattttttaatttaaacAAGATGTTTATTCaggaaaaagaaaagaaaagaaaagaatatatgtttaaaaatataaaggatagtttaatatatgtaagagaaataaaaaaaacaactATGAATAATCATCTTTGTGatgacaaaaaaaaagaaataataacTCCGCCATGTTATCcaaaagatataataaatggGACGAAgttttataacatattaattaaaaataatataaaaataaaaagagtaaaaatatattttaatggAAAATTATTTGTGTCTTTTCCTATATGTTTAACATAcaacataaataattatcaattttatttgaataatataaaatatcttaatattaataattttacaacaaatgaattatttattcttaaagatatatatttaaacaataaggtatattttatgaataatgcattttgttatttaaataatgaaaatatcATTATGAGTAATGAAATGCTAAATATAGATCttgattatatattgttattttatattttatattttaacgATAGTCAGAATTTATACATTCCTCGGGTGTGTAATCCAGCATGGCCTTTTTATTCCATGGTAAATAGAAATAAGTTAGttcttaaaaaaacaactaaaacaataaaaagAGTTGACAAAAAGGAATccaaaaatataaaaagtaggaatattttaaaaaggGTAATATATAAGGCTGATCaaaattttgtaaattttGTGTTCTGAGtggataatataaaaagagtaatataaaataataatattaataataaagaaatgttcctatgtatttatatatttatatatttatttgttttttttttttatgattttttttttttttttttttttgaaaattatattttatatacaaatatatatatttaattgaaaaatatatattttcttttattttgtaatttttttgtatctatatttgaaattataatatttatatattttttttaaaacatgGAGGCGActtgtaaatatatatatatatgtatatacaaTTATGTGTTGATTTCCAGGTTACTATacaaaattaattttaGAATCATTATAAGAcatctttatttatataattcaatataaaatcattcacgtgtttataatttataagTACATTCGACGTATGTGCATTGagtttattttttaataatcCGATAATTctgtttttaaaattttgttGATTAATGAtagatattttattttgatcatattttaaataatgtttattttgtttaattaattcaattaatatatgttcaATATCATTTTGATTTATATGTTTGAGTTGTTCGTAGAAATCTTGTCTTTTAAATTCTTTGTCTAT from Plasmodium reichenowi strain SY57 chromosome 6, whole genome shotgun sequence includes these protein-coding regions:
- a CDS encoding hypothetical protein (conserved Plasmodium protein, unknown function), which produces MSHIYDMLGINVEKIKTKKKQKEKISKKQLNFLKDNDNLFSLPTTSKIISLNNKNVSVWRLVKFRSKCRNDDLILTKWSKIGYKNDKKEFNEDKIEDDYTFEKFNKKINIIKYNDDLYYREIQPLNASWTKEETDYLFNLCEKYDCHFIIVNDVYDIKYKRTIEEIKERFYTVTKKVMEDKFDQQIKLEEAKKIKNNNDILKLKEAKAKHPLIKFTYNMQADLERKNIIHKTYTVSKKDVMLEETTLENIKKFESKIKLELKKAADMKKLKKKFELTTEEIVPITKLPEEDKEDKNIYSARYYFQKLKIDISYFDKLDIYLKENNIEKPTIYTENICFLYGVLRTDVAILLNLRKKIEKLKQEREFWKGQMNNLEEEYLKKQQKT
- a CDS encoding hypothetical protein (conserved Plasmodium protein, unknown function) is translated as MKLHAEFKQDSIEDFLYILKGLKEFTSFAIENSFLCFKFSEKYLYIFGNEKKHVEIFIKITMNDLFYENFILKSNSNNEIIILVYIFQIYDIFKNITNKNTKITIDLFEKNGICILLFKNYCNVTDAFKKYECGIEIINPTLTNFPIIKMNKHFLCVNCKLKKCCKILNTYSKFFSDKIEITFHVSNKNCDIIFLMNSLTSQNITTLKNNFVLKNIVDKKKQTNAHNVQQNKNLQYTTKAKNIQYNTQIIKKVIFTKTFMKALNILNECRNNKEDVGIFKIMVPYNKYWFGLKLGQFESSGNWKIVIIITDLNTDE
- a CDS encoding putative membrane protein (conserved Plasmodium membrane protein, unknown function): MQYELLINNYNEGEHKDKTNRLSFMKFIRFLYCCFSVMLLIGFSCITNGNRGIGFLLFSFFPSFFYLYMFKKKIQREISFVHVIEMVLYGSIISVIFASVLEYVLSFYFFYFSTMCFTNEVKRSLYFVYSIIVFFYFFFIIAYVEEFSKIIPMLFVYINISHYKNEYKELPLVNESHILEDPNYEEGENVQEYKRTNLQYIIVNDELEYIFFSLCCSAGFSSTENLFYSTQTTKDNFFCIIILRNLICVLFHMCCTGISSYNIYNYVNHKYKNGCFLRCVYILGSLFSSSLFHAVYDYTIYFSSMNIPSYQIIFLKILFTYSFISILLMFFFSVIRNMI
- a CDS encoding hypothetical protein (conserved Plasmodium protein, unknown function) — translated: MIVTQKYVTTCIIKKKYSFLKSGTNNKQCYRIRDFLTETKKVRCPLLDKKYEDKDLFYKNDKNNVLNRYKVDDIKNIYFYNLLNFNLVDVLNICKILLHMKSITLYKYNNNMSVNIQQSIKEKEKKKIEIKKRKNVIWQNNSNYLINSLVIFFKKYLKRYKEEKDLFFKLASYQMEKKKKKKKKKKKKTQINSVNYVLASQHLNDENIDNKSVERKRKRNYFKKYIIRGILENTNICVKKRSYVNNIKDKFFLFEFRVDNIQFSLECLYKKVRGIYFLYRNIMYIKINEDYKIPIAVLNIISNINVYYKVMKNYILVNSFFIKYYFKYYLNKFFNLNKMFIQEKEKKRKEYMFKNIKDSLIYVREIKKTTMNNHLCDDKKKEIITPPCYPKDIINGTKFYNILIKNNIKIKRVKIYFNGKLFVSFPICLTYNINNYQFYLNNIKYLNINNFTTNELFILKDIYLNNKVYFMNNAFCYLNNENIIMSNEMLNIDLDYILLFYILYFNDSQNLYIPRVCNPAWPFYSMVNRNKLVLKKTTKTIKRVDKKESKNIKSRNILKRVIYKADQNFVNFVF